The DNA window TACTGATCTTACAATTTGATACCGACTGACCAAACGGCGGCATCGGGTCCCTGGCCGGAGCGGAACAGGCTGTTGGGTTCGTAGCGGCCAAACAACTTGCCGCATCCCCGGAAACCGATTTCGGTCATAAAGCCCCAGCGTACTGGATTCAGGTTGAAGGAGTTGTGGCTCCGAACGGCTGAACCCCCTTCGGGCTTTACTTTGGTATAGCTGTCCAGCCGCATGCCCACATACGCTCCGGCGCTGATGGAGAAGCCCGATCGTGTGCTCACACTCAGCATCATTGGCAGGTTGAGCTGTGTCGTAACGAGTTTGGTTTTCCGCAGACCGGTGTCGGCCTGTTTGACGATCAGTTGCCCGTTTTGCTCGGTCAGCACATTGCGCCCTTCGAACATAAAGTTGTTCCAGGCGACCTCGGGGCCCGTTATCAGCCGCAGTTTGGTTGGGCCACTGGCGATGAGCGGAATTCGTTTCTGCCAGGCGAGGGCGACGAAGCGTGAGCCAAGCGGCCGAAGCTCGTAACCGACGGGCAGATTACCGCCCAAGTTGTTGAAGCCAACGTAGATGGCGAAGTCGCTGACGATCCGTTCGATTGGGCGAGTCGTCGATTTGCTGATAACCACGGTCGTGGGGGTACCCACCGTTGAGCTGGTGACTGTGGAGTCGACTACGGTAGAGTCAGATTTTGCCGCCGTGGATTCGGTTGTGATTATCGTGACGCTGGTTTGGGCAAACGAAGCAGCGGAAGTAGCGATCAGGGCCGAAGCGAGGAGGTGTTTGAATGCGTTCATGGTGCTGTATGCAGTTTAGATTTTCTGAAACCTTGTGTTTTACTGAATCGGGCTTGTAGCTACTTCCGCCGTTTTGACCAGTAGATGTACGTCAGTGTATTTTCGGTTGCATGGTCTTGAGAAAATTCTTCATCTTTTTTTCGATACCACCTTCAAACCATTAACTATCAACACATTAATTACTTTCCGTCGTACGAATTGAATTCATGCACAGTCACGCCGGGAATGGTCCGCAGAATGTCGACCATCATTTTACGGTGATTCGCCCCGACCCCAACGACAACCCGCTTTGCCCCGGCAGCCCGCGCCCGATTGACTACGTTGTGCGCCATATCGTCGTTACGGAACTGCCACTGACGAAGCATCTCGTTCATGGCCGCTTCGGGAAAACCAGCCGCGCCAAACATTCGCCGGGCCCCGTAGAAGTTCATAATGTTGAGGTATTCATCGCCGTCGGGGCTGTTGAAATATGCGGTCGCGTTACCCGCACTGCTCGCCTTATTCGACGCCTGCTCCAGCTCGTTTGTCCGCTTTGTAAGCGCCATATACCGCTTTCCGTCGACCGAGTTGGAGTCCAGTCCTTTTTCCCAAGTATGAATCAGTGAATCCGTTTTTCCCCAGGCTGCGCTCCAGGCCACATCATGCCGTTGACTGTCCATCGGCAGGATTTTGTCCTGACCCAGCTTATCGATCAGCGGGAAGAGAATGTTATGGTATTCGTTGGTGCGGTTGCGGTACAGCGAGTCAGGTACGCCCAGTATAGTCAGGTAAGCCGCTTTCTCTTCATCACCGAAGGCAGGGCGGGCGCGGTCGAGCCGGTACAGCTGGTAGGCGGCATTGCCGAAATCGCGTTTCAGGTACAGTGCCCGCGCCAGTTTCATACGAACCTGATGAAAGTTGGGGTGCTCACGCAGCAGTTCGTACGAGTGCCGAATCAGTTTGTCCGCGTTTTTGGTGTCGGCGTAGGGGCGGCTTTTCAGATACGCCAGCCGTCTTTCAACGTTCGCTTTGTTCCAGTAATCAGGAATCGCGTCGTAATCAGCGCCCGACAGCCATTCACCGAACACGGCATCGGGCCGAAACGCGTACGCTTTATTGATGATCGAATCGAACTGCTCGACCGGCTTTTTTCCGTACCCGTGCGACGTACCGATCATCAGCACCTCGATGGGCTGATCGGCTTTTTGTGCGTAACCCGAGATAAAGACAGACAGCAGGAGAATGGCGGTAGTGATGAGCGTTTTCATGATTGCGGGGTGTTTTGCGGTGATTGATGGGTCAAAGGTGCGGCCCCGAAAAGCCCCGGCCCTACCCTATTCGACCAACCCACTGTACACCTCGTCAAACCCGTACGTCACCCGACCAACGCCCGCTGACTGGGCCCAAGCCGTTGGTCGGATAAAAGCGGGCGTTGGTCGATTTGTCTTGCGGCTGCGCCCGGTACTGACGTAGTTCGTACACCGATTTATCCGCGTCTTATGGCCATTCAACTGCCTTCGTTTCTCAATTCCCGCACCCGCCTTCGTACCCTGCTGTACATCCTGATCTGGGCCGGGGCTCAACTGAGCAATGCGTACAATCCGAAAACGGATACCATCTCGTTTAATTCGCTGGGCTTTTCGTTCAGCACCGCGTTCTGGCTGGCGGCCTGGTTTGAGCATACACAGGTACTCAATCCGTTTTTGAACCGGCGTCGATGGTGGCTGATCCTGCCCGGTACGTTTGGTGCGCTGCTGGTTTTCTGCGCGACGCGTTACCTGATCGAACAGGAGATTTACTGGTACGTGCTGGGATTCACCAACTATCCGTCCGACGTCAACATCCTGTTTTATATTCAGGACAATGCGTATTTCATGCCGTCGGCACTGGCTATAAGTGTTGCGTTTAAACTGGTTGAAGACTGGCTGGTGCATCAGCGCGAACGTGATTCGCTGCTTACGGAGCGCAATCAGGCGGAACTGGCGTTTCTGAAATCGCAGATAAACCCCCATTTCCTGTTCAACACGCTCAACAACATCTACGCGCTGACCTACGCGAAGTCGGATACAGCGCCGGGAGCCATCCTGAAACTGTCGGAGTTGATGCGGTATATGCTGTACGACAGCACCAACGGGCCAGACCGGGTGCCGTTGAGCAAGGAGATTCAATACCTGAACAGCTTCGTTGATCTGGAAAAACTGCGGGTGGCGCAGGCGCATGTCGAGTTTAGCGTTGAGGGTAACGTCAACCTGTTTCGTATCGAGCCATTGCTGCTGGTTTCGTTTGTGGAGAATGCGTTCAAACACGGCGACCTGACCGACCCCACTCATCCGCTCGTGCTCGACCTGAGCGTTCAGAACGGTAAGCTGCGCTTCGACACCCTCAACAAAAAAGCCACTCGCCAGACCGACGCCGTGGGTGGTATCGGCCTCACCAACGTACGCCGGCGACTGCAACTGCTGTACCCCAACCAACACGCACTCCACATCACCGATACCGCCGACAGCTATGCCTGCTCGCTGGAGATTAGTTTATAGTTTGTGGTTTGTAGTTCGTAGTTTGTGGTTGTACCCACCGAATACCAAATACCGACTTTATGCGCTGCCTGATTGTTGACGATGAACCGCTGGCCCACACGATCCTGAGCGACTACGTCCGGAAAGTGCCGTTTCTGTCGCTCGTTGGCGCGACGACCAGCCCGATCGATGCACTGACGCAGGTGCAGCGGGGCGAAGTCGATCTGGTGTTTCTCGATATTCAAATGCCTGAACTGACGGGTATTCAGTTTCTGAATCTGCTTCGGCGGGGGGCGTCCGGGCAGGCTTGCCGGGTGATTCTGACAACCGCCTATTCGGAGTACGCCCTCGACGGTTACGAACACGACGTAGTCGATTATCTGCTCAAGCCAATCTCGTTTGAGCGATTCTACCGGGCTGTTCAAAAACTAATGCCTGCCCCACCAACAAGCGCGTCGACACCTGCCGATACAGCCACCCCTGTTCAGGTTGCGCCGGAGCCCGGCAAAGAGTTTATTTTCGTCAAGACGGAGTACCGATTACAGCGCGTCGGCCTGAACGAGATTCTGTACGTCGAGGGGTTGAAAGATTACGTGTCGCTGTACACGCCCACGGAGCGGATTCTGGCGTTGCAAACCATGAAAACGATGGAAGAAAAGCTGCCCGCCAGTCAGTTCGCGCGGGTACACAAGTCATACATCGTCGCGGTAAATCACATCGAATCCGTCGAGCGCAACCGCATCTACATCGGCAAGGCCGTCATCCCCATCGGCGACACCTACCGGGACGCCTTCTACCGGCTGATTGAGAGTTAAGTTTGTGGTTCGTGGTTCGTGGTTCGCAGTTCGTAGTTGGCTGACGCCATGAACGGTACTATGAGGGAAGCCAGTGTATCCACCTACTATGAGCTTTTGTATTTGACTAAAACTCCCACACGTTTACACTATGTCCCGCTGCGTCCCGGCGTCATAAATGATTCAATTACTCGTATAGCCCTCTTGCAATGCGTCAACTCTCAGACTACAATCGTATTGAGTTTACCATACGATTCGATTGTCCACAAAACGAGCGTTGTCGCCAGTACATCCGGGCGAAATCTTACAGAATGAATGCATCAAAAAGCTTAGTTTGACGATCACCAAAGTAGATTAAGATTAGTCAGTCTGATACTCATTGCTATGTTGCTGACATTGAAATCTGACGCCAAATTTGGAACCAGTTCAAAATCTTGTTTACGTGTGATGTCTGAACTCATGTAGTGGGTTACTCCTTCTCGCACTAGGTCGAGCGGCATTAACAGAGATGCCGCGAAAGCATTGGCTTCGCGCTCCTGCATGTCTTCTCCTGTTGATGAATTAGCGTTACGATAAAGGGCAAAATATTTTTCAGGAGTATCTATAAACACGCCCTTGCGCTGATGTTCGAGCACGTAATGTCCTATTTCATGGGCTATCGTGAAACGCTGACGCTTCTTCCCCGTTCTATTTTCAGGCGCATATCCGATCTGAACTTTACCATTTAGTTGTAGTAGCACACCAGAGACATCTTCGCCAAAGTCATACTCGCGCACCTCTATTCCTATTTTCTCCGCAACCGTCTTCACGTCAATACCCTGCTTGTCTGATGGTAACTCGTAGAAGTTCGTAGGATAGTGACCAGTCTTTTGTAGAAGAGCTTTTGCGGCACTTTCGATTTGCTTTTGTCTTTTCAAATTCATTGCCGTTGATGTTTTAAAAAGTCTTCATAAAACGCGTCGAACCTGTTTTTGTCTTCGTCTTTTATGTCTTTTCGAGTGTAAGCATCTATTTGTTCAAGCGGTTCGTAGTCAGTACTTCTGGGTATCAGAACTTCCAAAGTTACCCCAAGTGCTTTAGCTATGTCTATTAGTAAGTGCAGAGGGGTATGCTGTCTACCCTTCTCAATTTTTGCGACAGATGTGCGCGTCAAATCTATTCTGGAGGCTAGCTGATCCTGCGTTAATGCTGCCTTGCTCCGATAGTTCCTAACGTTCTCGCCTATCATTCTGTATAGCTTCTCTTGTATTTCCTTGTTCACGGCGCAAAGTTAATTCTATATAAGTACGAGAAAGTAGCAGGATAAATGTGAATTAAATTCACTATAAATTTTTTCTACCAAAAGGAACTAAGACAAAATTTATGCCGTTGTATCAATGAACGCGCACCGTAGCGAGTCTCATATGTTTATCACAACTATGAAAAAACCAATTGGTACACAAGCAAAGACAGGCGCAACGTGCCCTGAAAGCGGAGTTTGGAAAGTGATGGCTGCATCGTCAACGACAGCCCCCATTGCGAAGGGTAACACGATGCCGCCTTATAATCGGTCTGCTGTTACCTGGCAACTGGTCAGTTACGCGTAGTATATAAGTCAATTACCTGTAGTGAGTGCTCACATGGGTATTCATTACAGGTAGCCATCAACTTTTAACTGATAAACATCATGAACCGATCTGTTTTCTCGTTTATAGTGCTACCCGCTTTGTTCGTTTACCTTGTTGCGTCCTTCTTGATGTCAACATTTGATATCAATTTCTGGTACCCCCACCAAAGGTTCTTTACAGTATTAGCCTACTTTCTTGTGCTCTATCTTGTAGTCGAAAGTGAAAGAAGAGAAGGAAAAACTAAAGCTGATGTCGAAAACACTACAGATAAGGAGGTAGAAGAAGCAATCGAACAGTAGTTTTATCCGATCAATTGTCTACATACTCAAAAATGCCCGATATCGGGCATTTTTTGTATTCTCTGTTCTACAATCGAACGTACATAACAAATCTTACCATCTCGCCAGCGCGTTGCGTCGGGCGTCGAGTTTGACGA is part of the Spirosoma rhododendri genome and encodes:
- a CDS encoding outer membrane beta-barrel protein, giving the protein MNAFKHLLASALIATSAASFAQTSVTIITTESTAAKSDSTVVDSTVTSSTVGTPTTVVISKSTTRPIERIVSDFAIYVGFNNLGGNLPVGYELRPLGSRFVALAWQKRIPLIASGPTKLRLITGPEVAWNNFMFEGRNVLTEQNGQLIVKQADTGLRKTKLVTTQLNLPMMLSVSTRSGFSISAGAYVGMRLDSYTKVKPEGGSAVRSHNSFNLNPVRWGFMTEIGFRGCGKLFGRYEPNSLFRSGQGPDAAVWSVGIKL
- a CDS encoding DUF5694 domain-containing protein — translated: MKTLITTAILLLSVFISGYAQKADQPIEVLMIGTSHGYGKKPVEQFDSIINKAYAFRPDAVFGEWLSGADYDAIPDYWNKANVERRLAYLKSRPYADTKNADKLIRHSYELLREHPNFHQVRMKLARALYLKRDFGNAAYQLYRLDRARPAFGDEEKAAYLTILGVPDSLYRNRTNEYHNILFPLIDKLGQDKILPMDSQRHDVAWSAAWGKTDSLIHTWEKGLDSNSVDGKRYMALTKRTNELEQASNKASSAGNATAYFNSPDGDEYLNIMNFYGARRMFGAAGFPEAAMNEMLRQWQFRNDDMAHNVVNRARAAGAKRVVVGVGANHRKMMVDILRTIPGVTVHEFNSYDGK
- a CDS encoding sensor histidine kinase — its product is MAIQLPSFLNSRTRLRTLLYILIWAGAQLSNAYNPKTDTISFNSLGFSFSTAFWLAAWFEHTQVLNPFLNRRRWWLILPGTFGALLVFCATRYLIEQEIYWYVLGFTNYPSDVNILFYIQDNAYFMPSALAISVAFKLVEDWLVHQRERDSLLTERNQAELAFLKSQINPHFLFNTLNNIYALTYAKSDTAPGAILKLSELMRYMLYDSTNGPDRVPLSKEIQYLNSFVDLEKLRVAQAHVEFSVEGNVNLFRIEPLLLVSFVENAFKHGDLTDPTHPLVLDLSVQNGKLRFDTLNKKATRQTDAVGGIGLTNVRRRLQLLYPNQHALHITDTADSYACSLEISL
- a CDS encoding LytR/AlgR family response regulator transcription factor, which produces MRCLIVDDEPLAHTILSDYVRKVPFLSLVGATTSPIDALTQVQRGEVDLVFLDIQMPELTGIQFLNLLRRGASGQACRVILTTAYSEYALDGYEHDVVDYLLKPISFERFYRAVQKLMPAPPTSASTPADTATPVQVAPEPGKEFIFVKTEYRLQRVGLNEILYVEGLKDYVSLYTPTERILALQTMKTMEEKLPASQFARVHKSYIVAVNHIESVERNRIYIGKAVIPIGDTYRDAFYRLIES
- a CDS encoding ImmA/IrrE family metallo-endopeptidase, translated to MNLKRQKQIESAAKALLQKTGHYPTNFYELPSDKQGIDVKTVAEKIGIEVREYDFGEDVSGVLLQLNGKVQIGYAPENRTGKKRQRFTIAHEIGHYVLEHQRKGVFIDTPEKYFALYRNANSSTGEDMQEREANAFAASLLMPLDLVREGVTHYMSSDITRKQDFELVPNLASDFNVSNIAMSIRLTNLNLLW
- a CDS encoding helix-turn-helix domain-containing protein; the protein is MIGENVRNYRSKAALTQDQLASRIDLTRTSVAKIEKGRQHTPLHLLIDIAKALGVTLEVLIPRSTDYEPLEQIDAYTRKDIKDEDKNRFDAFYEDFLKHQRQ